The proteins below come from a single Chryseobacterium bernardetii genomic window:
- a CDS encoding PaaI family thioesterase, whose product MTSEKKKLITDSFNRSETLKFYKAELLEVESGFVSIKIPKMEMMTRKAGMFNGAMIASLVDVSSGYAAVSHYPEDCYVVTVELKVNYLRPAMGDALVSKSYVIKGGAKISVIRTEIYVQSEGSDSESHVATSLVTMMKIK is encoded by the coding sequence ATGACCTCGGAAAAAAAGAAACTTATCACTGACAGCTTCAACCGTTCAGAAACTCTGAAATTCTATAAAGCAGAGCTTCTGGAAGTAGAATCCGGTTTTGTGTCCATTAAGATTCCCAAAATGGAAATGATGACCAGAAAAGCAGGTATGTTTAACGGAGCAATGATTGCTTCTTTGGTGGATGTTTCTTCAGGATATGCAGCAGTGAGCCATTATCCGGAAGACTGCTATGTGGTGACGGTTGAATTAAAGGTAAACTATCTTCGTCCGGCTATGGGAGATGCTTTGGTTTCAAAATCCTATGTCATTAAAGGTGGTGCCAAAATAAGTGTTATCAGAACAGAAATTTATGTTCAGAGTGAAGGTTCAGATTCAGAAAGTCATGTGGCC
- a CDS encoding GMC family oxidoreductase — MVFPDLQPLFMGLPYYSPGFTGPENAFTFCAGFIRPASKGYIKLTSSDPSSPLEINPRYLSEESDLEALYRCVEICREMGRTEAMKEWNDGEIYPGEGKTKEEVIDYIKKSCSTYHHMTGTCKMGIDSLAVVDPRLKVYGIKGLRVADASIMPDVVSGNTNAPTIMIGEKAADMIKEDYHLKESGVEGKLLLV; from the coding sequence ATGGTTTTTCCCGATCTTCAGCCGTTATTTATGGGGCTTCCTTATTACAGCCCGGGGTTTACCGGTCCTGAAAATGCATTTACATTCTGTGCCGGATTTATTCGGCCTGCCAGCAAAGGATATATTAAATTAACATCTTCAGATCCGTCTTCGCCACTGGAGATTAATCCGAGGTACCTATCCGAAGAATCTGATTTGGAAGCGCTGTACAGATGTGTCGAAATCTGTCGTGAAATGGGCCGTACAGAAGCCATGAAAGAATGGAATGATGGAGAAATTTATCCCGGCGAAGGCAAAACAAAAGAAGAAGTAATAGATTATATAAAAAAATCATGTTCCACTTATCATCATATGACCGGAACCTGTAAAATGGGTATAGACAGCCTTGCTGTGGTTGATCCCAGGTTAAAAGTGTATGGAATAAAAGGTCTGCGTGTGGCTGATGCTTCCATTATGCCGGATGTAGTTTCAGGGAATACGAATGCGCCTACCATTATGATAGGAGAAAAAGCCGCAGATATGATTAAAGAAGATTATCACCTGAAAGAATCGGGAGTAGAAGGGAAATTATTGTTAGTTTAA
- a CDS encoding aldehyde dehydrogenase family protein: MEKTSLEKENSPSNTDFLSLNPSTLEVIGKVENTSPEEIDAVIEKAKKAQKLWAAKPDSERKEVLLQVAEALQSNSKYLAEWITKEQGKPLNGPGANFEMQACVGWTQVPASLDLPEEIVFEDETRKDILYRTPIGVVAAIAPWNWPLMIAIWQIIPSLRMGNAVVIKPSEYTTYCSLEMIKVINRVLPEGILQVVTGRGEVGSYLTGHPEIGKIMFTGSIATGKKVIEASAGNMARLTLECGGNDAGIILPGFDVAKHIENIFWGAFLNMGQTCACLKRLYVHEDDYEKLIEVLSDYSANIPMGNGADENVVLGPVQNKMQYDKIQDLIHDAENTGADFLFKGQKPDLEGYFIPVTLIGNVDNGDRIVDEEQFGPVLPIIKYKTLEEAISKANDSENGLGASVWSDDVDQAQKVAAQMEAGTVWINQHGAIHPFVPFGGAKQSGYGLEFGIEGLKAVTIPKVISIKK, encoded by the coding sequence ATGGAAAAAACATCGTTAGAAAAAGAAAATTCTCCTTCAAATACTGATTTTTTATCTCTTAATCCCTCTACTTTGGAGGTGATTGGTAAAGTTGAAAATACTTCCCCAGAAGAAATAGATGCTGTGATTGAAAAAGCAAAAAAAGCCCAAAAATTGTGGGCAGCAAAGCCAGATTCAGAAAGGAAGGAAGTTTTATTACAAGTAGCAGAAGCCTTACAGAGTAATTCAAAATACTTGGCAGAATGGATTACCAAAGAACAGGGTAAGCCACTCAATGGACCAGGGGCAAATTTTGAAATGCAGGCGTGTGTAGGCTGGACACAGGTGCCGGCGTCTCTGGATCTGCCTGAAGAAATTGTTTTTGAAGATGAAACCCGGAAAGATATCCTCTACAGAACTCCAATTGGAGTAGTTGCCGCCATTGCCCCCTGGAACTGGCCGTTAATGATCGCTATCTGGCAGATTATTCCTTCTTTAAGAATGGGAAATGCTGTAGTTATAAAACCTTCGGAATATACAACATATTGCAGCCTGGAAATGATTAAAGTAATTAACCGTGTACTTCCCGAAGGAATTTTACAGGTAGTAACAGGAAGAGGTGAGGTAGGTTCCTATCTTACAGGTCATCCGGAAATCGGGAAGATTATGTTTACGGGTTCTATTGCAACCGGGAAGAAGGTTATTGAAGCCTCTGCAGGTAACATGGCGCGTCTTACGTTGGAATGTGGCGGTAATGATGCCGGTATTATTTTACCCGGATTTGATGTAGCCAAACATATCGAAAATATTTTCTGGGGAGCTTTCCTGAATATGGGCCAAACCTGTGCCTGCTTAAAAAGATTATATGTACACGAAGATGATTATGAAAAGCTCATTGAGGTGTTGTCAGACTATTCTGCCAATATTCCAATGGGAAACGGAGCAGATGAAAATGTTGTCCTGGGGCCTGTACAAAATAAAATGCAGTACGATAAAATCCAGGATCTTATTCATGATGCAGAAAATACGGGGGCAGATTTTCTATTTAAAGGGCAAAAACCAGATCTGGAAGGCTATTTTATTCCTGTGACCCTTATTGGAAACGTTGATAATGGCGATAGAATTGTTGACGAAGAGCAGTTCGGGCCTGTTTTGCCTATCATTAAATATAAAACACTGGAAGAAGCCATCAGTAAAGCTAACGACTCAGAAAATGGGCTGGGAGCATCAGTCTGGAGTGATGATGTTGATCAGGCTCAGAAAGTAGCGGCCCAAATGGAAGCAGGAACAGTCTGGATCAATCAGCATGGAGCTATTCATCCGTTTGTCCCTTTCGGGGGAGCAAAACAGTCCGGTTATGGCCTAGAATTCGGAATAGAGGGGTTAAAAGCCGTAACTATTCCTAAAGTAATCAGCATTAAAAAGTAA